In the Ornithodoros turicata isolate Travis chromosome 5, ASM3712646v1, whole genome shotgun sequence genome, CACAATGAGGATCTCGAAGCAGAACGGCGACGAAGCCTTGGGCGCTGGGAAGTAGTAAGGGACTGCAAGGCGTCCGTAAGTTGCTCCAGTCGTTGTTCGAGCCGATCTAATCGCGATGCTTGGGACGTCGTAGCCGCAGCAAGGGTAGGCGGCTGTTGCTGAGGTGCGGAGTAGTCGGCAATTCGGTCTGCCAACGAAGCGAGCCTGTTCAACGTTAGGTCCTCAGAGCCAACCAAAACCATTCGCATTGCCTGGGGGAGCCTCTGGAGAAACAGCTCACGCAAAAGGGGCTGTTGAAGAGTCCCCGAGAAGTTGTCTCATCAGGTGCAACATTTGCGAAGGCTTCCTGTCGCCCAAGTCTTCCTCGTTAAGCAGCTGTTGGAGTCGCGCGCGTTCAGACACCTCCATTCGCTTGAAGATGGCGGCCTTCAGAACGTCATAAGCGCGTTCAACAGGAACCGTAGCGAGCCCGTCATCCAACTCCGCCGCGATTTCCGGAGGGAGGCCAGCAAGGATGTGAAAATATTTTGACTGCTGGGATTGGATGTGCCGCAGATGAAACTGGCCCTCCACTTGCCGGAACCAGGAACGAGAGTTTTGTCGCCAAAAGGGAGGTAGGCGGAGGGGCGTAGCAGCCGTCGAGATCGCAGGATCGTCTGCGCGCAAGGCACGGTCCTCAGCCGATGGGTCAGTCATGGGAGACGGGACTGCCCCAGTGGGTGGATCCATTAGCTCAGAAGCGCGTATGTCCAAACGCGGGTCACCAGAAATCTGGCAAAGGTGCCACGGAAGAAAGAGCCGACAACCAGCTAGTTCTGTGTCAAAACTGAAAGGCGCTCCAGCGTAATTCCAGGCGCTCGCGCTCGGGTCAGCTGAGCGCTCGTCGTCGCTCGCTCCAGCGTCTTTAGGCGGCGAAGATGCTACAAATACAATGTCGCCTCACAGAGAGGgccgaagtcctacggtgtaCCAAACGTTTAAAAGCGCTTTTAGGGCAGAGGGGTTGGTGGACTGGATTTCGTCATGGCTCGTAAGCTGAGTCAGCCCATTGAGTCACCCTATAGTGTTCCTTGTCCATGCCTTATGTGTTTATAACTTACTGTCAAGGAGTTTGTATGCATGAGCATGGACAGAAGGATCTTCCTCTTCACACCGGGTCGTAGCTCTGGTGATCCAGCGCAGGTACTCCCCTGCTCAGTCATCATTACATGTTTATCATCGTGTCCGGGTCACAAATTCTGGAGCTACATAACGACGACCACACAGTCTCAGGCAGAAATTTGAGCTCGAACCCAAGTGGATGCACTTGGGATTTCAGCTCAAATTTCTGCCCGGGGTGGTAAGGCCAGACATCAAATTACAATCTTTACTGTCATGGATAATGTGCGCATGAACATGAACAGAAGGAGCTTCCTATTCTGCCACTGGGTCGCAGCTCTGGTGATTCAACACAGTTACTCCCATGCTGAGTCAAGCATTGTTTATCATCACGTCCGGGTCGCCAATTGTGGATCTACATAACGACGACCACAAGGGCAGACATCAAATGACGATCTTTACTGTCATGGATAATGTGCGCATGAAcatgaacaaaaggaacttccTATTCTGCCACTGGGCCGTAGCTCTGGTGATTCAAACACACTTACTCCCACGCTGAGTCAAGCATTGTTTATCATTACGTCCGGGTCGCCAATTGTGGATCTACATAACGACGACCACAAGGGCAGACATCAAATGACGATCTTTACTGTCATGGATAATGTGCGCATGAAcatgaacaaaaggaacttctTATTCTGCCACTGGGTCGTAGCTCTGGTGATTCAACACAGTTACTCCCATGCTGAGTCAAGCATTGTTTATCATCACGTCCGGGTCGCCAATTGTCGATCAACATAACGACGACCACACAAAGGGCAGACATCAAATGACGATCTTTACTGTCAAGGATCATGTGCACATGAGCATGAACAGAATGATCTTCCTCTCTCTGCCACCGGGTTGTAGCTGTGGTGGTTCAGCACAGGTCCTCCCCTGTTCAGTCAAGCGTTATGTTTATCATCACGTTTGGGTCATCAATTGTGGAGCTACATAGCGACGACCACACTAAGGTCAGACATCAAATGACGATCTTTACTGTCAAGGATCAGATCCGCATGAGCATGAACAGAAGGATCTTCCTCTTCTGCCACCGGGTGGTAGCTGTAGTGATTCAGCACAGGTATTCCCCTTCTCAGTCAAGCGTTGTTTATcaccacgttcgggtcaccaattgtGGATCTACATAACGACGACCACACTAAGGGCAGACGTCAAATGACAATCTTTACTGTCATGGATAATGTGCGCATGAACATAAACAAAAGGAACTTCCTATTCTGCCACTGAGTCGTAGCTCTGGTGATTCAAACACAGTTACTCCCACGCCGAGTCAAGCATTGTTTATCATCACGTCCGGGTCGCCAATTGTGGATCTACATAACGACGACCACACTAAGGGCAGACATCAAATGACGATCTTTACTGTCATGGATAATGTGCGCGTGAACATGAAAAGAAGGAGCTTCCTATTCTGCCACTGGGTCGTAGGTCTGGTGATCAAGCACAGGTTATTACGCGCTAATCGCAATCGCATGCGCCTAGTCGCCCATCGTCCTCCTCTAAGTTATGCAACATCATCCCGCGCCGGGACTTGGGGCGCGTCAACTTCGAGGCGACAAAGCCTTTGGACGGGTCGGACGATTGATGACCCGTTGGCCAGGCGCAGCGAGCATGCCCGTACGATGCCGTCTCGCCCTCGTATGACGCTTGACACGCGAGCCAACTTCCAAAACGATGGACGGACATGGTCTTCTTGCACTTGCACGACGTCGCCTTCCCTCAGTTGAGTCTCGGACACTGCTGGCGAGGTGGTTGCGTGCGCTGACCGCAGCTGAAGGAGGTATTCGCGCGTCCAGCGCTTCCAGAACTGCTTCCTTGCCTGTTGAATGACACGAAAACTGAGCCGCAGGTCGTTCTGGCGTGATGCATCGGTAGCGAATTCATCAGGCAAAGCCACTGCTCGTTTCCCTAACAGAAAGTGGGATGGGGTGAATGGCTCAAGCTCTCCGGGATCAGCTCCAATATGCGTGAGTGGGCGGGAGTTGACGATGGCTTCTACTTCACAGAGTGTCGTAGTCAACTGCTCAAATGTGAGGTGCTTTCTCCCAAGGCAGCGTCTTAGGGCTTCCTTCACAGTTCGTATGAGCCGTTCCCACCAGCCTCCCCACCAAGGAGCTCGCTCAACAATGAATCGCCAGGCGATGCGATGCTGGGTGGCAAAGTCTAGTACATCTCTTGCGCTAACcagggagaggagagacgagcATTTGCGAAAGGTGCGAGCGTTGTCGGAAAAGATGAAGGAGGGTATCCCACGCCTAGAGATGAACCGTCGGAAGGCAAGCAGGAAATCAGGCACGCTCATAGAGGACACAAGTTCGAGGTGGACGGCCCTTGTGACACCGCACGTGAAAAGGGCTACGTACGTCTTGGGAGAAGCGGACCTTGAGATATAGAGCGGTCCCGCGAAATCTACGCCGACAACTGTGAATGGATTTGCCGGCGTTATACGCTCCCGAGGGAGAGGTGACACTAGAGCTGTCTCAAGGTCGCCCTTAGTCTGCGGCAGGTCAAGCATGAGCGAAGGACACGCCTTGTGGTTTGCCGTCCGCGGACAACCCAAAATGTGCTTCGGACCTCGGCGATGGTGTCTTGCACGCCGGCGTGTAGCAAGCGCTGGTGGGTGTCGAGTATGATGAGCTCCGTGAATCGATGCTTAGGGGGTAGGAGGATGGGATGCTTGATCTGGTACGAATCTTGAAGTTGGTGAAGACGACCGCCGACGCAGTATTCCGGAGGCGTCGAGAAATGGCTGGAAAACACGTACCGACGAAGATGCCGCAGCAACACTGCCGTGTCTGAGCGCCAAGATGTCGTCCCGAAAGGCTTCGGTTTGGACATGTGAGACCCATATGGTTTCGGCGTGTCGAAGCTCTTCGGACGTAAGTGGACCCGTTGTACACGGTTGGCGGGGCCTACTATTGCGGACGAACCTAGCGCACCAAGCCGTAACTCGGAGAAGTCGAGAGAGGGTGCTGTAAGCTGAGAGGTCCATCCAGTTCTGCGTAGCCGACACTGGATGAACGGACCACTTCGGTATCGGGAGCTTCCGGTGCAGCGCTCACCGTCATGCAGGTGTCGTTGACATTTGGGTCTGGGATGGTAGGAGGGCCGTTATCGCCTGCGGACAGCCAGGGAGGACCACTCCACCACAGCAGGCTGTTCCGTAGGCACCTGGCGGAGATGCCGCGGGTCACTAGGTCTGCGGGGTTGTCGCGTCCGTTGCAGTGCCGCCATTGTTCTGGTCGTGAAGACGATAAGATTTTTGCCACCATCGACTTGACAAAGGAGGGGCGAGTGTTCGCGTCGCACTGAATCAATTGGAGCGCGATGCTTGAATCCGTCCAGAAGTGAATGGGGGCAACCTTTAAGGCTTCTACCGTCAAGATATGGCGATAAAGACGCGTGGACAGCAGGCATGCCAGCAGTTCGAGACGCGGCAACGAGAGTTCTTGCAATGGAGCTAGGCGGGCTCTCGCTAAAAGCAACTGCGTAGAAGTCGTGCCGTTATTGGGGCGGCTGCGAACGTATAATGTTGTGCCGTAGGCCTTGGGACTAGCGTCGGCGAAGCAATGCACATCAAGCAGGGCCTTGCTCTTCGGAAAGACGCTACGCGGCAGGTGCAGCGCATCGATGTCTGACAGTTCAGCCTTCCATTTCTCCCAGACCACAAGGTCTTCCGTTGCGAACTCAGCGTCCCATGGCAACGACTTGCGCCATAAATTTTGAAACAGGAGCTTGACGGTTACGATGAAGGGTGCGAGATAGCCGAGCGGGTCATAGATGAGGGATAATGTCTTGAGCACCGTACGTTTCGTAGGAGGATGGGACGCAGACAACGTGAGTGCTCGTTCCCGTCCTATCTGTGTCCCGTTCCCACAACAAGCCCAGCACCTTGATCGTTGCGTTGCCATCGGATGCGTTGTCGTAGGAAACCTCGTCAAACAGAAACCGCTCGCGAAGTGCAGATGAATTTGAGGTCCATTTCCGTATATCCATACCGGCTTCCTGGAGTATGTCAATGGTGTCGCGATACACTTGAAGGGCGTCGGGCTCTGACGCGCATCCCACAACCAAATCGTCGACGTAAAACCCTGTACGAAGCCGAGGAACCGTCATCGGGTATCGAGAGGCCACGGAAGCGAGATGATGCTATAACGTTGCCGCCAGCAAGAAAGGGCTGGATGTGACGCCGAAGGGGACCCTGGTCATGTGCCACTCCTCAATCTGCGGGCTCTCATGGGCGGCGACGTCCTGCACCCATAGGAAGCGGAGGAGATCTCTATCATCTGTTCGAATACTGATTTGTAGATACGCCTTTCTTATATCTGCCGTGAGGACGACGGTGCTGCAGCGAAACACTAGTAATAGATGTATGAGGTCGGCGTTCAGCTTGGGTCCTTTCATGAGGAGACGGTTGGCCGGGGCAGTGAGACGAGGCATCGAAGACGACGCGACGCTTTGTCGTTACGGCGTCTTTCCGGATCACGGCGTGATGGGGCATGTAGTACACGTTGTCGGTTTGGTTCGAAACATCAGCAACCCGTTCGGCATGACCCTCGTCAAAGTATTCCCGAATGACGGAATCGTAATTGAGAAGTAGCTGCGGGGAAGAACGAAAACGCCGCAACTGCGCGACCAGCCGCTGCGCCGCCGTTACCCGGTTGTTTGCTTCGGCTGGAAGTCCAGAGCCCTTAACCATAAGTGGAACCACATAGCGGCCATTACGCTTTTCTACTTGACTTGAGAAGCAAAGTGAGGCGACGGAGTCGTCGTCGCCGGCAACGTGGTCGGCAATACCGAGGGCGTCCAGACGCCACATCTCTGACGGGTCAATACTCTCGAAGTGATCCTGATCTTCGTGTGCGAGGAAGAAAACTGACACCAACGATGATATCGTTCCACGGACGTTCTGTACAATCCATCCGAAGATGGTTTCAACGGCTATGAGGTCGGCAGCGAGGCGTTCGACATGACCGGTGACTACCTTCCAATATTGGTCTGCTCCCACCAACACTCCAATCTCTGCGGTGTGACATGTGTCGGCAAATGGCAAGCCGCGCTCTTGCATCACCCTGATTGTCTTGATGCCCAATGGAGGAACAACGACGTGGCAAAGGTCGTCGACGCAAAGAGCCGTTAAGTCGACAACGGAGTCGCTTTCGAAGAGGGATTCGAGGCGCACCGTGACCTGCTCGCAGCGGTAATGCTTGGGATGCGTCGCCGCAAATGAGAATACAGACAAATTCTCTTCACCCTCGACCTCGCACCTCAGCTGCTGCAAAAGGTCACGTCGAATCAACGTCTGCTGGCTTCCGGTGTCGAGGAGGATGCGAACTTGCCTTCTGCCCGCCGGGCCAGACGCCCAGACTGTAGCAGTTTGCAGCCGAGCAATTCCCCCAGTATTCTGCAGACTTGAGGCTAGTGATGTCGTAGTACGGCTGAGGGGTTGCGGAGTCGAATTCTGCCTCCCCGATTGAGAAACGGGTGTCTCGCTGGTGCGCTGCGGAGCATCACGCCTCTGGATGTCGCACAGTACAGAAAGGTGCCGGCCGTGGCAATTGGCGCAGGACAACAGCGCTGCCGTTCTGCACAGTCTCGAAGGATGACCAGGTTTCCCGCATCGAAAACATCTGCCTGTCCGGCTTCTTGTCGGCGGTGGGCAAATAGACGGTACAGGACTGAAGCGGGTGATCGGTGGACCCACACAACGGGCACGAGTCACACGGTGGGCGAGAACTCGAACGTAGTTGATGATCCATTAGCCCCGGAGAACGCCCGCTCGTCGCTGCTAGGGCTGAGGCAGTCGCCGGGCTAGGGAGAATGCTTGGACTTCGGCTCGGACGCTGGTTGGCCTGACCGGTTGCACGAGTTAAGGCAACTTCTTCCCGCGTCTCGACTTGGACTTTGAGAAAGGAGATAAGAGCCTCGACGTTTTCCGTCGGCGTATCTACTGCGCCACCTCCTCCGCGGTCTCGACGTGAGGCATCGGTAGCATCGTCGCCGCCGCGTTCTCGACGTGAGGCATCGGTCGCATCTACCCTTCGTTGACGAAAGAGCACACAAAGATCCTCGGGAAGGCACCGCGTGATGACGCGTTCATGGATAACAGCGTAGTGCTCCTTGGGAACGTCCAACGCCGCCAACGCAGACGTGCGAAAGGAGACCTGGTCAAGCAGATGCCTTAACTGGGACACCTGTCCAGAACAATTCACCGGACGAAGAGCTAGTAGCGCGTCGATGTGCTCGGACGTCAATAAACCTGGCCGGCCGTACCTGTGCTTGAGGGCCGCGATGGCGGTGGGGTAATTGTCCCCATTGATGCGTATGCCTTCGATAGTGCGCCTCGCGTCGTCGACGAGGTAGGACGCTAGATACTTGAACTTCTCGACAGCGGCTAGCGCCTGGTTGGAATGAATTGACACGTCGAAATGCTCCCAAAATTGTTGCCATTCCTGAAGTTTGCCGGAGAACTTTGGGATCTGGAGGGTTCCACCTCGGGTTCGTTTAAGGCGTTCCATGGCTGGCTGCTGGAGCTTTCGGAGTAATCTGGCTTCGATGTGGAGGGCGGGgggatcccgggtttcggcaccaaattgtATTACGTAATGAGTCAGACCGACCGAAGCTCCAGGTGACCAACACCAACAAGGTTTAATCCACAAGTGCCCCGAATCCCAACTCGAGCCAGGAGCCGCGCGCTAATCGCAATCGCATGCCCATCGTCCTCCTCTAAGTTATGCAACACAGGTACTCCCCTGCACAGTCAAGCATTATGTTTATCATCACGTTCGGGTCGCCAATTGTGGATCTCCATAACGACGACCACAAGGGCAGACATCAAATGACGATCTTTACTGTCATGGATAATGTGCGCATGAACATGAACAGGAGTATCTGCCTCTTCTGCCACCGGGTCGCAGCTGTGGTGATCAGGCATAGGTACTCCCCTGCTCAGTCAAGCATTATGTTTATCATCACGGGTCACCAATTGTGGAGCTACATAAAAGAGACCACACGAGGTAATTCCGCAGACACCAATTCACGGTCTTTACTGTCAAGGATCATGTGCGCATGAGCATGAACAGaaggttcttcttcttctgcaccGGGTCGTAGCTGTGGTGATTCAGCACAGGTCTTCCCCTGCTCAGTCAAGCGTTGTTTATCAtcatgttcgggtcaccaattgcGGAGCTACATAACGACGACCAGACTAAGGTCAGACATCAAATGACGATCTTTACTGTCATGAATAATGCGCGCATGAACATGAACAGAAGGATCTCCTATTCTGCCACTGGGTCGTAGCTCTGGTGATCAAGCACAGGTGCTCCCCTGCTCTGTAAAGCATTGTTTatcatcacgtccgggtcaccaattgtGGAACTACATAGTGACGACAACACTAAGTTATACATCAAATGACGATCTTTACTGTCAAGGATCATGTGCGCATGAGCATGAACAGGAGGATCTGCCTCTTCTGCCACCGGGTCGCAGCTGTGGTGACCAAGCATAGATACTCCCCTGCTCAGTCAAGCATTATGTTTatcatcacgttcgggtcaccaattgtGGAGCTACATAAAAGAGATCACACGAGGTAATTCCGCAGACACCAATTCACGGTCGGATCATGTGCGCATGAACATGAACAGAAGGAGCTTCCTATATGCCACTGGGTCGTAGCTGTGGTGATGCAGCACAGGTCCTCCCCTGCTCAGTCAAGCGTTGTTTATCAtcatgttcgggtcaccaattgcGGAGCTACATAACGACGACCAGACTAAGGTCAGACATCAAATGACGATCTTTACTGTCATGAATAATGCGCGCATGAACATGAACAGAAGGATCTCCTATTCTGCCACTGGGTCGTAGAAGATCAGTCAGAAATATATACATATTTCTGAAGCCACCGGTCCGGTCAACGCATGTTTATTTCAGTTGATTGTACTTAAGAAGAAACATCTTTTCAAATACGCCATCTTCTAACGATCGTCTGTTTGGTCTGAGTAGCAGATTCGCAAACGAAAACAATCGTTCAACCGGCGCGGACGAACATAAATTAGTGTTGAATTTTAAGAAAACACTCTTAACTGATGGGTAGTCGTCCAACATGGACAAGTCTACGCGCTTGTCATCGAGGTACATGAGGACTTCCAACTTCGCCCGGCACAGTGCACAGCTCTCAGGGCATTCTCTCGCGGGACGCAGGTGTGTGTGTCTATaatccttttttttctgccttaCTTTCTGACCCACCGACCCTGGCTCCATTCTATGATATGACCCCCAAGGGCTCCGGGTTGTTCACCCAGAATGGAGAAGTTTCTCAGAAATTTGAGTCAGCCAGCTCCTGTGATCGTCCCTTTGTTGCACGTGAAGTGTGATCCTCTGTTGGCAGAACTAGGTCGTGTTCGTAGGACTGGAATGGTACCGAAAGCATACACGTGTAAGACCCATCACCTCGGgattttttgtattataatacgtaatacaaatactctaaagtattacggtaacggtattataatacaatgtatttgtaatactgcccagccctgcgtacaaaccggtccgaatccgggagtctcccggatgaatcgggggagttggcaggtatgtctTATGCACGTCTGTGTGCCTGGTGGTTTGCTGGGGGTCTCGCCTTGCGCGACTGTCTGCGGTGCATATCGTGGCGAGGGCGGGATCCTCAAACGTTTCAAAATGCAAAGATTAAAACCTTCATAATGTTTCAAAATGCAGAAGATTAAATAATGTGAAAGCATAGCTCACAGAAGCTCGGCTCGACTCAGGCCCGAGAACTTTCAGAACTCGTGCCCGGCCCGATCCCGCAGGCAAAACGATATTCAGGCCAGATTTCAGCCCGCTGACGGGAGGGCCAGGTTCGGGTTTGCAGGCCAGCGCGGTCCTTTGCTGCGCCCTAAGCTGCAATTAAGCCCGTCATGAATACGTTTCAACATACATACgctcttttccctttctttttgcgGTTGTATTTTAGCGTTTCCCGTACCGCGTCTTAAGCGGAGCAGTCGACCTGTCGCCCTGCTTCCTTCCGCGCCAGTATAAGTGCTCCGctgatctgacgtcacaacgCGCCTGAACGAACTGGGAGAGATCACCTGCGCCTACTCTTATAAATTAATTTCCCCAGAAAACGCGTGCTTCCCAAAAGAAATGTTTTGCGAGACTGTTCCTGAATGTAGCATGTTCGTAATcgcacgaaaaaagaaaaaaagaaaaacaaggtcGATCCATTtgtggatccgacggaaatgtgttagcattaaaacttgaaaaccctttgggaactctccttcacaacgctacacaatccttcacacgaccctacacaacgctaacgcaagacagcatccgcagcgaaacgagcctttcgggcttcctccgattcagcttggcggcgccgtctcggGTCTCGCAGCATCAGACTTCCTTCGCCGCCGGTCTTCCGCACACCTTTCATAACCCATagcgcgcccacgcagacacatCCACTATCACAGCGGACCTGCCGCCGCGCCGCGCTCTCCTTacctctccactcaccgcgccGCGCCGTGGACCACGCCgctataaacctctacccgagaaatgtcatcatgacgttggtagacacatcgaaaccaaaacagatcggaaggggagagctgggttccacgaatggtcaGTTGTTCGCTGCCTgatattgaaagaaaagtaggaccgaaggtcgcgtccctttcagagaccatcgtaatcacctcaagaccgcggctttcgggcgcgaccttgttcgccactagctttgaacgtagttcaacgttcaactctaccaaactcgtggcgctgtcgaacattatgacgtcatttgtttacaaacaggtagaggtctattctttcgtagcgaggaCTAACACATGCTAACACATAAAAAAACAAATGTTCGAGGTGCGTTCCATTTGCTCTTTTAACTCGAGCAAGCGAAAGAAACACAAAGTGACGTTCTTTGAACTGCTGCGTGTTCTTATCATGGGGTGTCTCACTAGCTGTCATCGAATCAAGGAAATCAAATAACCCtggaaaaaggtgctgacgccaggaatcgaacctggacCCTCCTAATTTCCAGTCAGGGATGCTACCGTTACACCACTACAGCACGTGTTCGTAgtctgcctcggctaattcccgTTGTTTATGTCATTAAATGTGAGATAAAAGCCCATGGACAAGCCTCATCTGTGCTTGCCTTTCCCATAAATGTCAGACACACATAACCCAGTGATTTGAAATGCAAGCTCACAGAGGTGGGTCTTGCGTTTCCTACGCGTTGCACGAGCCTGATATATCTTCATCTTTTGTCTCTGCAAGTTACCTTTTCCCCGCCGcagagagcactgcagcagctT is a window encoding:
- the LOC135395876 gene encoding uncharacterized protein LOC135395876, giving the protein MLDLPQTKGDLETALVSPLPRERITPANPFTVVGVDFAGPLYISRSASPKTYVALFTCGVTRAVHLELVSSMSVPDFLLAFRRFISRRGIPSFIFSDNARTFRKCSSLLSLVSARDVLDFATQHRIAWRFIVERAPWWGGWWERLIRTVKEALRRCLGRKHLTFEQLTTTLCEVEAIVNSRPLTHIGADPGELEPFTPSHFLLGKRAVALPDEFATDASRQNDLRLSFRVIQQARKQFWKRWTREYLLQLRSAHATTSPAVSETQLREGDVVQVQEDHVRPSFWKLARVSSVIRGRDGIVRACSLRLANGSSIVRPVQRLCRLEVDAPQVPARDDVA
- the LOC135395877 gene encoding uncharacterized protein LOC135395877: MERLKRTRGGTLQIPKFSGKLQEWQQFWEHFDVSIHSNQALAAVEKFKYLASYLVDDARRTIEGIRINGDNYPTAIAALKHRYGRPGLLTSEHIDALLALRPVNCSGQVSQLRHLLDQVSFRTSALAALDVPKEHYAVIHERVITRCLPEDLCVLFRQRRVDATDASRRERGGDDATDASRRDRGGGGAVDTPTENVEALISFLKVQVETREEVALTRATGQANQRPSRSPSILPSPATASALAATSGRSPGLMDHQLRSSSRPPCDSCPLCGSTDHPLQSCTVYLPTADKKPDRQMFSMRETWSSFETVQNGSAVVLRQLPRPAPFCTPYYDITSLKSAEYWGNCSAANCYSLGVWPGGQKQLRCEVEGEENLSVFSFAATHPKHYRCEQVTVRLESLFESDSVVDLTALCVDDLCHVVVPPLGIKTIRVMQERGLPFADTCHTAEIGVLVGADQYWKVVTGHVERLAADLIAVETIFGWIVQNVRGTISSLVSVFFLAHEDQDHFESIDPSEMWRLDALGIADHVAGDDDSVASLCFSSQVEKRNGRYVVPLMVKGSGLPAEANNRVTAAQRLVAQLRRFRSSPQLLLNYDSVIREYFDEGHAERVADVSNQTDNVYYMPHHAVIRKDAVTTKRRVVFDASSHCPGQPSPHERTQAERRPHTSITSVSLQHRRPHGRYKKGVSTNQYSNR